One window of the Spea bombifrons isolate aSpeBom1 chromosome 8, aSpeBom1.2.pri, whole genome shotgun sequence genome contains the following:
- the GPR4 gene encoding G-protein coupled receptor 4, with translation MSNSTAPDACNVDSGLDGVLPPSLYTLVFVVGLPANLLALWAAWLQVRRGRELGVYLLNLSLSDLLLICALPPWTDYYLRRDVWGYGPGACRLFGFVFYTNLYVGAAFLSCVSADRYLAVAYPLRFPGARPIRSAAAVSALVWLLELAANAPPLLGDAIHRDQYNHTFCYESYPLSGRGDALANVARVLAGFLLPWGVMMVCYAGLLRALRGSASCERRERRRVRRLALGLPCVALICYGPYHALLLLRSLVFLTRGSAVDSGGGCALEERLFPAYHASLALATLNCLADPALYCLACPGARGEVAKAMGGVVAWAMGKDRVGWGERAVEGRGGYGGEDVGMVELGRGQGAHVV, from the coding sequence GGATGGAGTGCTTCCCCCCTCGCTCTACACTCTGGTCTTTGTGGTGGGTCTCCCCGCTAACCTCCTGGCCCTGTGGGCAGCCTGGCTTCAAGTTAGAAGAGGTAGAGAACTTGGAGTCTACCTTCTGAACCTCTCACTCTCTGACCTACTACTCATTTGTGCGCTCCCACCTTGGACGGACTACTACCTAAGGCGTGATGTGTGGGGTTATGGCCCTGGTGCTTGCCGTCTCTTTGGGTTTGTTTTCTACACCAACCTCTACGTGGGAGCAGCGTTCCTCTCGTGTGTCTCTGCTGACCGCTATCTAGCAGTGGCTTACCCCCTGCGGTTCCCGGGTGCTAGGCCCATCCGTTCCGCTGCCGCCGTTTCGGCATTGGTATGGCTCCTCGAGCTGGCGGCTAACGCCCCTCCGCTCCTGGGAGATGCCATCCACAGGGACCAATACAACCACACTTTTTGTTATGAGAGTTACCCTCTTTCTGGGAGGGGGGATGCCCTGGCCAATGTGGCGAGGGTACTGGCAGGGTTCCTGTTGCCCTGGGGAGTTATGATGGTGTGTTACGCCGGGCTCCTGAGAGCTCTGCGCGGTAGTGCATCCTGCGAGCGGAGGGAGCGCAGGAGAGTGCGGCGGTTAGCGCTGGGCCTTCCCTGTGTGGCTCTCATCTGCTATGGGCCATACCATGCTTTACTTCTCCTCCGCAGCTTGGTGTTCCTGACCAGGGGCAGCGCGGTGGATTCGGGTGGAGGCTGTGCCCTGGAGGAGAGGCTTTTTCCGGCCTACCATGCATCGCTAGCCTTGGCCACATTGAACTGTCTGGCAGACCCTGCACTCTACTGCTTGGCATGTCCTGGAGCAAGGGGGGAGGTGGCGAAGGCAATGGGGGGTGTAGTGGCATGGGCAATGGGCAAAGACCGTGTGGGGTGGGGAGAGAGGGCTGTTGAAGGAAGAGGGGGTTATGGTGGAGAAGATGTGGGGATGGTGGAACTTGGAAGAGGACAGGGAGCGCATGTGGTGTGA
- the VASP gene encoding vasodilator-stimulated phosphoprotein, translated as MSETPVVTARANVMVYDDANKKWIAAGTGAQGPSRVQIFHNPTSQAYRVVGRKMQDQQVVINCPLVRGLKYNQATPNFHQWRDSRQVWGLNFASKDEAMQFAAGILQALEALETGSSNWPQQNGPRVEEPEQPRRMQMEPEQKMQSPVAPVIPAAGPPAPPGPPPPPGPPPPPGGPPAPPAPPGAGPPGAGPPPAPPLPSGGGGGGGGAGGGLAAALAAAKLRKVSKDEASSGPSPVTGGPPKPDISRTSGGASVGGGGGGGGLMEEMNAKLARRLKMTQQSERPAPTATQDDNDIQGGRNQGEPTRRPWDRGSTTLPRMKSTVSSTEVAPSPEDTDSMEKIKQELLEEMRRELQKVKEEIIEAFTQELRRRGAP; from the exons ATGAG TGAGACTCCCGTGGTCACGGCTCGCGCCAACGTAATGGTCTACGACGATGCCAATAAGAAATGGATTGCTGCTGGGACCGGCGCTCAGGGACCCAGCCGTGTGCAGATCTTCCACAACCCGACATCACAGGCCTACCGTGTAGTAGGCAGAAAGATGCAAGATCAACAG GTGGTTATAAACTGCCCCCTGGTAAGAGGGTTGAAGTACAATCAGGCCACCCCTAACTTCCACCAGTGGAGGGATTCCCGGCAGGTGTGGGGCTTGAACTTTGCCAGTAAAGATGAGGCCATGCAGTTTGCTGCAGGAATATTGCAGGCCTTGGAAGCGCTGGAGACAG GGTCCAGCAACTGGCCTCAGCAGAATGGGCCCCGAGTGGAGGAGCCCGAGCAGCCCAGGAG GATGCAGATGGAACCGGAACAGAAAATGCAGAGTCCAG TGGCTCCAGTGATCCCAGCAGCTGGTCCGCCTGCCCCACCAGGACCACCTCCACCACCAGGGCCGCCACCACCGCCAGGAGGCCCACCTGCACCTCCGGCTCCCCCAGGGGCTGGTCCCCCAGGGGCTGGTCCCCCACCGGCTCCCCCTCTCCCATCTGGAGGAggcggtggtggtggtggagcaGGTGGAGGGCTTGCTGCGGCTCTTGCAGCAGCCAAACTAAGAAAGGTGTCAAAG gatGAAGCAAGTAGCGGACCCTCGCCAGTTACCGGGGGCCCACCTAAGCCGGACATCAGCCGCACCAGTGGGGGAGCATCAGTAGGaggaggcggcggcggcggcggactgATGGAGGAGATGAATGCAAAGCTGGCACGCAG GTTGAAGATGACGCAGCAGAGCGAGCGTCCGGCCCCCACGGCCACGCAAGATGACAATGACATTCAGGGAGGGAGGAATCAAGGGG AACCCACCCGCCGTCCCTGGGACCGAGGAAGTACCACGTTACCAAG GATGAAGTCCACTGTCAGCAGTACAGAGGTGGCCCCAAGTCCCGAGGACACGGACTCCATGGAGAAAATTAAACAG GAACTTCTGGAGGAAATGAGGCGAGAGCTTCAAAAAGTGAAAGAGGAAATTATTGAAG CGTTCACACAGGAGCTACGCAGACGGGGCGCACCATGA
- the OPA3 gene encoding optic atrophy 3 protein, with product MVVGAFPIAKLLYLGIRQISKPLANRIKAGARRSEFFRTYVCLPPAQVYHWVEMRAKMRIMGFRGAAVKPLNEEAAAELGAELLGEAIIFVVGGGCLVAEYARQAANTRRKEEELEARLHEMEQKITSLGLLTEEVDAKVRETERKLVAK from the exons ATGGTGGTGGGAGCCTTCCCTATCGCTAAGCTCCTGTACCTGGGAATCCGGCAGATCAGCAAACCGTTGGCAAACCGAATAAAGGCGGGCGCACGGCGGAGCGAGTTCTTCCGCACTTACGTCTGTCTACCGCCGGCTCAAG TGTACCACTGGGTGGAGATGCGGGCGAAGATGAGGATCATGGGATTTCGAGGTGCAGCCGTCAAACCCTTAAACGAGGAGGCGGCAGCAGAGTTGGGGGCAGAACTATTGGGGGAAGCCATCATCTTCGTCGTGGGAGGCGGCTGCTTAGTGGCAGAATATGCAAGGCAAGCAGCTAACACTCGGAGGAAAGAGGAGGAGCTGGAGGCCCGACTTCATGAAATGGAGCAAAAAATTACAAGCCTGGGGCTCCTAACAGAGGAGGTGGACGCTAAAGTTCGAGAGACAGAAAGGAAACTGGTAGCTAAGTGA